GCGCAGGCGGTCCCCTTCGCCCCCAAGCCCGGCAAATGGCGCGATTTCGAGGTGGTGACACGGCTCGATCTCGCAGGGCAGGGGAAGACGCAGGCCTGGATTCCGCTGCCCTCCGTCGCAGAGGCCGAATGGATCAAGCCCGGCCGCAATGATTGGCAGAGCAATGCAGGTTCTGCGGAGGTTGTGCGCGATCCGAAGTACGGCGCTCAGATGCTGCATGTCGTCTTCAAGGAAGGTGAGGCAGCTCCCTCCGTCGAGGTCAGGAGCCGCTTCTCGCTGCGTGATCGCGCGGAGGACTTCGCTGCGGGCCAGAAGGCTGCGCTGAGCCCGGCGGATCGCAAGCTCTATCTGGAGGCGACCGAGCTGATGCCGACCGACGGCATCGTCAAGGAAACTGCCGACAAGGCGAGCGCTGGCAAGGCGAGCGATGTTGAGAAGGCGCTCGCGATCTACCAATGGGTCGTCGAGAACACGTTCCGCGACGCAAAGACGCGCGGTTGCGGCACAGGCGATGTCGCCTCGATGCTGCGCACCGGCAATCTCGGCGGCAAATGCGCCGATCTGAACGCGCTCTATGTCGCGCTGGTGCGCGCCGCCGGCATTCCGGCGCGGGACATCTACGGCATTCGCGTCGCGCCCTCGCAGTTCGGCTACAAGAGCCTGGGCGCGGGCTCGGAGGTGATCACCAAGGCGCAGCATTGCCGCGCCGAGGTCTGGCTCGAAGGCCATGGCTGGGTCGCGACCGATCCGGCCGATGTCCGCAAGGTCGTGCTCGAGGAGCCGCCCGGCAACAACGCGATCGACAATCCGAAGGTGGTGGCGGCGCGCGACGTCCTGTTCGGCGCCTGGGAGGGCAACTGGCTCGGCTACAACATGGCGCATGACCTCGAACTGCCGGGCTCGAAGCACAAGGTCGGCTTCCTGATGTATCCGCAGGCGGAGGTAGCGGGCGCCCTGCTCGATTGCCTTGATCCCGACACCTTCAAATACACGATCAAGGCGGCCGAGATCACCGCCTGAACCGTCTCGGCCGGACACGCGCCGTGTCCGGCCGGCTTTGCCCCGGAGACCGATGATGAGTGAAACGATCGAGCGCGAGGCGCCCGTGCGGCCGGCCGCTCCGAGGCTGACCAGCTTGGCGCATGGCGGTGGCTGTGGCTGCAAGCTGGCGCCTTCCGTGCTGCAGCAGCTTCTGGCCGAGCATCCGGCCGCAGGTCCCGACAAGCAACTGCTCGTCGGCACCGAGACGGGTGACGACGCCGCCGTCTGGCAGATCGATGACGATACCTGCGTCGTCGCGACCACCGACTTCTTCATGCCGATGGTCGACGATCCCCATGATTTCGGCCGCATCGCCGCGACCAATGCGATCTCCGACGTCTACGCCATGGGCGGCAAGCCGATCATGGCGCTGGCGATCCTCGGCATGCCGCTCGACAAGCTTCCGATCGAGACGACCCGCGAAATCCTGAAGGGTGGCGCCTCGATCTGCGCCGAGGCCGGCATCCCGGTCGCCGGCGGCCATTCGATCGACGCGCCCGAGCCGATCTACGGTCTCGCCGTGATCGGGCTGGTGAAGCCTCGGAATTTGCGCCGCAACAGCGGAGCCAGGCCCGGCGATACGCTGATCCTGACCAAGGCGCTCGGCGTCGGCATCTATTCGGCTGCGTTCAAGAAGGAGCAGCTTTCTCCGGCCGCCTATGACGAGATGCTGGCATCGGTGACGCTGCTCAACCGCATCGGTGCCGAACTCGCGAAGGACGACGACGTCCACGCCATCACCGACGTCACCGGTTTCGGCATCCTCGGCCATGGGCTGGAGATGGGGCGCGCCTCGGGCGCGACGCTGAAGCTGAATCTCGCCGATCTGCCGTTCCTGTCGCAGGCCGAGCGATTGGCGCAGGAAGGACGGGTTACCGGAGCCTCCCACCGCAACTGGGCGAGCTATGGCGAGGGCGTCGCGCTGCCGGTCGGGCTGCCCGACTGGCAACGCCATCTAATGACCGATCCGCAGACCTCGGGCGGGCTGCTGGTCTCCTGCAAGGCGGAGCGGGCGTCGGATCTGCTGGCGCAGGTCAAGAGCGCCGGCTATCCGGCGGCGCGGATCATCGGCTCGGTCGAGGCAGGACCGGGTCGGGTGGTGGTGGTCTGAAAAGCCCCGCCGTCATTCTCGGGCGCCGCTCCGCGGCGACCCGAGAATCTCTTGCCGGAAGAGGCGGAGGAGCCTCCGTGTCCGGAGATGCTCGGGGCAAGCCCGAGCATGACGCAATTCTTCAGGCTGGCGGGAACTGCTCAAGCCTCCTGAACCTCCAGGTTCCGCCCCCAGACATCGAAGAAGGCGCCCTTGTTGAGGACCAGCCGGTCCTCGCGCAAGGCGCTCTCGAGTTCGCGCAGCCGGGCGCGGGCGATCTCGTCGGGCACCAGCCCGCCATCGTCGTCGCGCGTTGGGAAGAAGGCGGCGCCATCCCAGTTCACGCCCGCGCCCCGCAGCATCATGACGATATCGCCCCAGTCGATCTCGTCGCCGACGATGTGGACGAAGGTCGAGCGCAGCGGTTCGACCTTCGGATCGGCGATCTTCACCAGCACGATCAGCGCGGTGAAAGGCCCCTTGCGAAAGAGCTTCCAGAGCCAGCGGTCGAAGTCGGTCCCGAGCCCTCTAGAAGTCGACACGCGGCGTCTCTGGCATGTAGCGATCGAACAGGGCGTAGAAATCGCTGCCGGTCTCGGTGCGGTACCAGTCCTCGAAGCTACGCAGCGCATGTTCTGCGTCATCAGCGCGTAGGGCATCCCCATCGGCCATCCCGGCCCGCAAGGCTTCGAGGAAGGGCACAAGCCGGTCCAGCACGCGCTCCTGTGGAGGGCCGATCTCCTCCCAGCCGAGCGATTGCGCTACGATGAAGCGAGCGCGCGCTACCGCTTTTTCGGGGTCTTCGGCATCCGCGATGGCTGCGACCGCGCCGCGCACCAGATTGAGCCGCCGGAAGGCACCGCTGCGGTCATGCGCCAGCGCGGCGATCCGCGTCGCAGCTTCCTTGCGATAGCCGTCCTCGGTGTGCCGCGCCGCTTCCGCCGCACGCTCGAAGCGCGCGATCAGGTCGAGGGCAGGGGCGTCCGCGTCCGTCATGCCGCCTCAGTGAACTGGCGGAAGAGAATGGGAGTCGAACCCACCAGAGACCGTCTGACGGCCCCTCCCGGATTTGAAGTCCGGACGCCCCACCGGGGACGCTTCTCCTCCATCGGGCATCGCCGGCTGCGGGCCGAACAGGTCGAGCCTTTGCCGGTTGATGCGCC
Above is a genomic segment from Bosea sp. NBC_00550 containing:
- a CDS encoding transglutaminase-like domain-containing protein; its protein translation is MISRRDMLRTGAAAGTALLLPREGFAQAVPFAPKPGKWRDFEVVTRLDLAGQGKTQAWIPLPSVAEAEWIKPGRNDWQSNAGSAEVVRDPKYGAQMLHVVFKEGEAAPSVEVRSRFSLRDRAEDFAAGQKAALSPADRKLYLEATELMPTDGIVKETADKASAGKASDVEKALAIYQWVVENTFRDAKTRGCGTGDVASMLRTGNLGGKCADLNALYVALVRAAGIPARDIYGIRVAPSQFGYKSLGAGSEVITKAQHCRAEVWLEGHGWVATDPADVRKVVLEEPPGNNAIDNPKVVAARDVLFGAWEGNWLGYNMAHDLELPGSKHKVGFLMYPQAEVAGALLDCLDPDTFKYTIKAAEITA
- the selD gene encoding selenide, water dikinase SelD; amino-acid sequence: MSETIEREAPVRPAAPRLTSLAHGGGCGCKLAPSVLQQLLAEHPAAGPDKQLLVGTETGDDAAVWQIDDDTCVVATTDFFMPMVDDPHDFGRIAATNAISDVYAMGGKPIMALAILGMPLDKLPIETTREILKGGASICAEAGIPVAGGHSIDAPEPIYGLAVIGLVKPRNLRRNSGARPGDTLILTKALGVGIYSAAFKKEQLSPAAYDEMLASVTLLNRIGAELAKDDDVHAITDVTGFGILGHGLEMGRASGATLKLNLADLPFLSQAERLAQEGRVTGASHRNWASYGEGVALPVGLPDWQRHLMTDPQTSGGLLVSCKAERASDLLAQVKSAGYPAARIIGSVEAGPGRVVVV